Proteins from a single region of Zonotrichia leucophrys gambelii isolate GWCS_2022_RI chromosome 17, RI_Zleu_2.0, whole genome shotgun sequence:
- the MAMDC4 gene encoding apical endosomal glycoprotein isoform X1 yields MAAGGRAMLALLVLLARTVLPSGSVVVNSCSSAAEQLCNFVCDCSDCSDENQCGYLWGSAVLGTPFTCDFEDSDCGWQDVGTSTYGWVRGRASLAKWGMGPHSDHTVGTDLGWFLVTMSPPAKTTATAWLRSPEMREAAATCEIRAWYHLSGRCESTQGLNQTERPVLRLAVAHRDGVVELWQSPEHSREGWHPLVAYPGRIVEQFQLIFSLTQPPTCGAEVALDDIMFRNCGLPEVGQQACGAQERRCHRGSCLAQRRFCDGTDDCGDNSDEGAAQCKNFTCCSFDYDLCGWETAAGPPVWGRNTSLNLGTSYSIPTRDHSNNSRAGFFLHVSSDPTAQAGGTAQLSSPTFQATNSCSLVLYCHLHGSATSTLSISYVTNSTKHLMREKTGDLGSCWVRERVDFNVADPFKVLIEGLAGSGGTVAVDDLILSQGCVKEQEKPLVTLPSQARASPCAADEVACDSGGCIAAELACDFAHTCADGSDEERCGTTNFESGAGGWHDVSVGRLRWALQKVTESDIFLTGTFLALQTGEGQMVGPAKARSPLLGPSGPACTMEMSYHIHSDPQGFLAVSVADHTTGSTQLVWQTQGRGSTTGGHVRVPLGERSRPFQVELLALVDLQGSASVGVDNVTFEQCYHDVVTPTAAELSCNFERGMCGWYQDLSSDFKWVHSTGQGQGSDHTTGSGYFLSVDASVPWSHGQRALLLSSHQEPAAALRCLSFWYRLAGPQIGTLSLKLWPEGGEEEVLWTRRGTQGSIWHRARATLPSTGQRRYRVAFEVLHDGFLGDVGLDDITQTAGPCGAELSCSFEVEGCGLAASGEGTWQRQSNGTGTTAGPVADHTTGTAAGHYMVVNTGRVSLPAGHTAALTSQPYQPSVSAQCLAFWYQLSPGTPGSLRVFVEQSRVRRKVLSVSTMEGSSWHRSHVTVQPDGDWQVVFEAVGAGGDHGYIALDDLHVSEGACPKPASCDFEQDTCGWSSPSDPRLHSLAWGWKSGVTLAKYPGPEQDHTLGTRNGHYMHFDTSVLGARGTSALLESPPLPAATDSCLRFWYHMDIPEHLCEHCRGREEGPRVPGTPWLHGSGGLSPPHLCTAATASVPAGQWRWPIPSGCCRPSRGWHGWGGSGQPVMAGLLCPVLAASGELRVALRGAGGQRTVWSVPGHRGRGWRGAAVPVQSPGEFQISFEITTRRWPMEGTVALDDIMYSARVGCHSSPESPVEGAGKREKPSGSFVAEVALSVLLALVIVALGAAGGWCWLKQQRLASRTPTENNSSQGFDNITFRDDKVIISPREGDES; encoded by the exons ATGGCTGCAGGCGGGCGGGCGatgctggccctgctggtgctgctgg CCAGAACTGTCCTCCCCAGTGGATCCGTGGTCGTcaacagctgcagcagtgcggctgagcagctctgcaactTCGTCTGTGACTGCAGCGACTGCTCGGATGAGAACCAGTGTG GGTACCTAtggggctcagcagtgctgggcacccCCTTCACCTGTGACTTTGAGGACAGTGACTGTGGCTGGCAGGACGTGGGCACCTCGACGTATGGATGGGTGCGAGGCCGGGCCAGCCTTGCCAAGTGGGGCATGGGGCCTCATTCAGACCACACCGTGGGCACTGACCTGG gtTGGTTCTTGGTCACCATGTCCCCCCCAGCAAAGACCACGgccacagcctggctcaggTCACCGGAGATGCGGGAAGCAGCTGCCACATGTGAGATCAGAGCCTGGTATCACCTCTCAGGGAGATGTGAGAGCACCCAAG GGCTGAACCAGACAGAGCGGCCGGTGCTGCGCCTGGCcgtggcacacagggatggggtggtggagctgtggcagagccctgagcacagcagggagggctggcacCCGCTTGTTGCCTACCCCGGACGGATTGTGGAGCAGTTCCAG CTCATCTTCTCCCTGACACAACCACCCACCTGTGGGGCAGAGGTGGCGCTCGATGACATCATGTTCAGGAACTGTGGCTTACCCG AGGTCGGGCAGCAGGCCTGCGGGGCCCAGGAGAGGCGCTGCCACCGCggctcctgcctggcacagcgTCGTTTCTGCGACGGCACCGACGACTGCGGGGACAACTCGGATGAGGGCGCGGCGCAGTGCA AGAACTtcacctgctgctcctttgaCTATGATCTCTGTGGCTGGGAGACGGCGGCCGGGCCCCCAGTGTGGGGCAGGAACACGAGCCTGAACCTGGGCACCTCCTACAGCATTCCCACTCGGGACCACAGCAACAACAGCAGGGCAG gttttttcctccatgtGAGCAGTGACCCCACTGCACAAGCtggtggcacagctcagctcagcagccccaccTTCCAAGCCACCAACTCCTGTTCT CTCGTACTGTACTGTCACCTCCATGgctcagccaccagcaccctCAGCATCTCCTATGTGACCAACTCTACCAAGCACCTGATGAGGGAAAAGACAGGAgacctgggcagctgctgggtgcGGGAGAGAGTGGACTTCAATGTGGCGGATCCCTTCAAg GTGCTGATCGAGGGGTTGGCTGGCAGCGGGGGGACCGTGGCTGTCGATGACCTCATCCTGTCTCAGGGCTGTGTGAAGGAGCAGG AGAAGCCTCTGGTCACACTGCCGAGCCAGGCCCGTGCCAGCCCCTGCGCAGCAGACGAGGTGGCCTGTGACAGTGGGGGCTGcattgctgcagagctggcctgCGACTTCGCCCACACCTGTGCTGACGGCTCCGACGAGGAGCGCTGTG GGACAACAAACTTCGAgtcaggggctgggggctggcacgACGTCAGTGTGGGGCGGCTGCgctgggctctgcagaaggTCACTGAATCTGACATCTTCCTCACAG GGACTTTCCTGGCCCTCCAGACAGGAGAAGGACAGATGGTGGGTCCTGCAAAGGCACGATCACCTCTGCTGGGCCCCTCTGGCCCTGCCTGCACCATGGAGATGAGCTACCACATCCACAGTGACCCCCAAG GCTTCCTTGCCGTCAGTGTCGCAGATCACACCActggcagcacccagctggtCTGGCAGACACAAGGCCGTGGCAGCACAACTGGGGGTCACGTCCGTGTCCCTCTGGGAGAGAGAAGCCGGCCCTTTCAG GTcgagctgctggcactggtggATCTCCAGGGCTCAGCCAGTGTCGGTGTTGACAACGTGACATTCGAGCAGTGCTACCACGACGTGGTGACACCCACAGCTGCGG AGCTGTCCTGCAACTTTGAGAGGGGCATGTGTGGCTGGTACCAGGATCTGTCCAGTGACTTCAAATGGgtccacagcacagggcagggacagggctctgacCACACCACCGGCTCGG GCTACTTCTTGTCCGTGGATGCCTCTGTGCCATGGAGCCACGGGCAGCGGGCgctgctcctcagctcccaCCAGGAGCCGGCCGCTGCCCTTCGCTGTCTGTCCTTCTGGTACCGCCTGGCGGGCCCACAAATCG GTACCCTGAGCCTCAAGCTGTGgccagagggaggagaggaggaggtgcTGTGGACCCGCCGCGGAACCCAGGGCAGCATCTGGCACCGGGCACGGGCGACACTGCCCTCCACGGGCCAGCGGCGGTACCGG gtggcTTTCGAGGTGCTGCACGACGGTTTCCTCGGCGACGTGGGGCTGGACGACATCACGCAGACAGCGGGACCCTGTGGGGCcgagctctcctgctccttcgAGGTGGAGGGCTGTGGGCTGGCAGCCAGTGGAGAGGGCACCTGGCAGCGACAGAGCAACGGCACCGGCACCACCGCCGGCCCTGTGGCCGACCACACCACGGGCACCGCCGCAG gcCATTACATGGTGGTGAACACGGGCAGGgtctccctgcctgcagggcacaCGGCTGCCCTCACCTCCCAGCCCTACCAGCCCTCAGTGTCTGCCCAGTGCCTGGCCTTCTGGTaccagctgagccctgggacCCCAG gctccctCAGGGTGTTcgtggagcagagcagggtgaggaggaaggTTCTGAGCGTGAGCACCATGGAAGGGAGCAGCTGGCACCGCAGCCATGTCACCGTCCAGCCTGATGGCGACTggcag GTGGTGTTTgaggcagtgggagctgggggtgacCACGGATACATCGCACTGGATGACCTGCATGTGTCGGAGGGAGCCTGTCCCAagccag CATCCTGTGACTTCGAGCAGGACACttgtggctggagcagcccctcgGACCCCCGCTTGCACAGCTTAGCCTGGGGCTGGAAGAGTGGTGTCACCCTGGCCAAGTAccctggccctgagcaggaTCACACCCTGGGTACAAGGAATG gtcATTACATGCACTTTGACACCAGcgtgctgggtgccaggggcaccagtgccctgctggaGAGCCcacccctgcctgcagccaccgACTCCTGCCTGCGCTTCTGGTACCACATGGACATCCCGGAGCACCTCTGTGAgcactgcaggggcagggaggaggggccCAGGGTCCCTGGGACTCCCTGGCTCCATGGGAGTGGGGGCCTCAGTCCTCCCCACCTGTGCACCGCGGCCACTGCTTCAGTTCCAGCTGGGCAGTGGCGATGGCCCATTCCCTCTGGGTGCTGCCGTCCCAGTAGAGGATGGCAtggctgggggggctcggggcagCCGGTGATGGCAGGGCTCCTGTGCCCCGTCCTTGCAGCCAGCGGGGAGCTGCGGGTGGCGCTGCGCGGCGCGGGGGGCCAGCGCACGGTGTGGAGCGTGCCGGGGCACCGCGGCCGGGGCTGGcggggagccgcggtgccgGTGCAGAGCCCCGGTGAGTTCCAG ATCAGCTTTGAGATCACCACACGGAGGTGGCCGATggaggggacagtggcactggATGACATCATGTACAGCGCCAGGGTGGGCTGCCATTCCAGCCCGGAGAGTCCAGTGGAAGGTGCAGGGaagaggg AGAAGCCCTCTGGCAGTTTCGTGGcggaggtggcactcagtgtgCTCCTGGCCCTCGTCATAGTGgcgctgggggctgctgggggctggtgCTGGCTGAAACAGCAAAGGCTGGCGAGCAGGACACCGACAGAGAACAACAGTTCCCAGGGCTTCGACAACATCACCTTCCGAGAT GACAAGGTCATTATATCTCCACGGGAGGGGGATGAGTCTTGA
- the MAMDC4 gene encoding apical endosomal glycoprotein isoform X2 — MAAGGRAMLALLVLLARTVLPSGSVVVNSCSSAAEQLCNFVCDCSDCSDENQCGYLWGSAVLGTPFTCDFEDSDCGWQDVGTSTYGWVRGRASLAKWGMGPHSDHTVGTDLGWFLVTMSPPAKTTATAWLRSPEMREAAATCEIRAWYHLSGRCESTQGLNQTERPVLRLAVAHRDGVVELWQSPEHSREGWHPLVAYPGRIVEQFQLIFSLTQPPTCGAEVALDDIMFRNCGLPEVGQQACGAQERRCHRGSCLAQRRFCDGTDDCGDNSDEGAAQCKNFTCCSFDYDLCGWETAAGPPVWGRNTSLNLGTSYSIPTRDHSNNSRAGFFLHVSSDPTAQAGGTAQLSSPTFQATNSCSLVLYCHLHGSATSTLSISYVTNSTKHLMREKTGDLGSCWVRERVDFNVADPFKVLIEGLAGSGGTVAVDDLILSQGCVKEQEKPLVTLPSQARASPCAADEVACDSGGCIAAELACDFAHTCADGSDEERCGTTNFESGAGGWHDVSVGRLRWALQKVTESDIFLTGTFLALQTGEGQMVGPAKARSPLLGPSGPACTMEMSYHIHSDPQGFLAVSVADHTTGSTQLVWQTQGRGSTTGGHVRVPLGERSRPFQVELLALVDLQGSASVGVDNVTFEQCYHDVVTPTAAELSCNFERGMCGWYQDLSSDFKWVHSTGQGQGSDHTTGSGYFLSVDASVPWSHGQRALLLSSHQEPAAALRCLSFWYRLAGPQIGTLSLKLWPEGGEEEVLWTRRGTQGSIWHRARATLPSTGQRRYRVAFEVLHDGFLGDVGLDDITQTAGPCGAELSCSFEVEGCGLAASGEGTWQRQSNGTGTTAGPVADHTTGTAAGHYMVVNTGRVSLPAGHTAALTSQPYQPSVSAQCLAFWYQLSPGTPGSLRVFVEQSRVRRKVLSVSTMEGSSWHRSHVTVQPDGDWQVVFEAVGAGGDHGYIALDDLHVSEGACPKPASCDFEQDTCGWSSPSDPRLHSLAWGWKSGVTLAKYPGPEQDHTLGTRNGHYMHFDTSVLGARGTSALLESPPLPAATDSCLRFWYHMDIPEHLCEHCRGREEGPRVPGTPWLHGSGGLSPPHLCTAATASVPAGQWRWPIPSGCCRPSRGWHGWGGSGQPVMAGLLCPVLAASGELRVALRGAGGQRTVWSVPGHRGRGWRGAAVPVQSPGEFQISFEITTRRWPMEGTVALDDIMYSARVGCHSSPESPVEEKPSGSFVAEVALSVLLALVIVALGAAGGWCWLKQQRLASRTPTENNSSQGFDNITFRDDKVIISPREGDES; from the exons ATGGCTGCAGGCGGGCGGGCGatgctggccctgctggtgctgctgg CCAGAACTGTCCTCCCCAGTGGATCCGTGGTCGTcaacagctgcagcagtgcggctgagcagctctgcaactTCGTCTGTGACTGCAGCGACTGCTCGGATGAGAACCAGTGTG GGTACCTAtggggctcagcagtgctgggcacccCCTTCACCTGTGACTTTGAGGACAGTGACTGTGGCTGGCAGGACGTGGGCACCTCGACGTATGGATGGGTGCGAGGCCGGGCCAGCCTTGCCAAGTGGGGCATGGGGCCTCATTCAGACCACACCGTGGGCACTGACCTGG gtTGGTTCTTGGTCACCATGTCCCCCCCAGCAAAGACCACGgccacagcctggctcaggTCACCGGAGATGCGGGAAGCAGCTGCCACATGTGAGATCAGAGCCTGGTATCACCTCTCAGGGAGATGTGAGAGCACCCAAG GGCTGAACCAGACAGAGCGGCCGGTGCTGCGCCTGGCcgtggcacacagggatggggtggtggagctgtggcagagccctgagcacagcagggagggctggcacCCGCTTGTTGCCTACCCCGGACGGATTGTGGAGCAGTTCCAG CTCATCTTCTCCCTGACACAACCACCCACCTGTGGGGCAGAGGTGGCGCTCGATGACATCATGTTCAGGAACTGTGGCTTACCCG AGGTCGGGCAGCAGGCCTGCGGGGCCCAGGAGAGGCGCTGCCACCGCggctcctgcctggcacagcgTCGTTTCTGCGACGGCACCGACGACTGCGGGGACAACTCGGATGAGGGCGCGGCGCAGTGCA AGAACTtcacctgctgctcctttgaCTATGATCTCTGTGGCTGGGAGACGGCGGCCGGGCCCCCAGTGTGGGGCAGGAACACGAGCCTGAACCTGGGCACCTCCTACAGCATTCCCACTCGGGACCACAGCAACAACAGCAGGGCAG gttttttcctccatgtGAGCAGTGACCCCACTGCACAAGCtggtggcacagctcagctcagcagccccaccTTCCAAGCCACCAACTCCTGTTCT CTCGTACTGTACTGTCACCTCCATGgctcagccaccagcaccctCAGCATCTCCTATGTGACCAACTCTACCAAGCACCTGATGAGGGAAAAGACAGGAgacctgggcagctgctgggtgcGGGAGAGAGTGGACTTCAATGTGGCGGATCCCTTCAAg GTGCTGATCGAGGGGTTGGCTGGCAGCGGGGGGACCGTGGCTGTCGATGACCTCATCCTGTCTCAGGGCTGTGTGAAGGAGCAGG AGAAGCCTCTGGTCACACTGCCGAGCCAGGCCCGTGCCAGCCCCTGCGCAGCAGACGAGGTGGCCTGTGACAGTGGGGGCTGcattgctgcagagctggcctgCGACTTCGCCCACACCTGTGCTGACGGCTCCGACGAGGAGCGCTGTG GGACAACAAACTTCGAgtcaggggctgggggctggcacgACGTCAGTGTGGGGCGGCTGCgctgggctctgcagaaggTCACTGAATCTGACATCTTCCTCACAG GGACTTTCCTGGCCCTCCAGACAGGAGAAGGACAGATGGTGGGTCCTGCAAAGGCACGATCACCTCTGCTGGGCCCCTCTGGCCCTGCCTGCACCATGGAGATGAGCTACCACATCCACAGTGACCCCCAAG GCTTCCTTGCCGTCAGTGTCGCAGATCACACCActggcagcacccagctggtCTGGCAGACACAAGGCCGTGGCAGCACAACTGGGGGTCACGTCCGTGTCCCTCTGGGAGAGAGAAGCCGGCCCTTTCAG GTcgagctgctggcactggtggATCTCCAGGGCTCAGCCAGTGTCGGTGTTGACAACGTGACATTCGAGCAGTGCTACCACGACGTGGTGACACCCACAGCTGCGG AGCTGTCCTGCAACTTTGAGAGGGGCATGTGTGGCTGGTACCAGGATCTGTCCAGTGACTTCAAATGGgtccacagcacagggcagggacagggctctgacCACACCACCGGCTCGG GCTACTTCTTGTCCGTGGATGCCTCTGTGCCATGGAGCCACGGGCAGCGGGCgctgctcctcagctcccaCCAGGAGCCGGCCGCTGCCCTTCGCTGTCTGTCCTTCTGGTACCGCCTGGCGGGCCCACAAATCG GTACCCTGAGCCTCAAGCTGTGgccagagggaggagaggaggaggtgcTGTGGACCCGCCGCGGAACCCAGGGCAGCATCTGGCACCGGGCACGGGCGACACTGCCCTCCACGGGCCAGCGGCGGTACCGG gtggcTTTCGAGGTGCTGCACGACGGTTTCCTCGGCGACGTGGGGCTGGACGACATCACGCAGACAGCGGGACCCTGTGGGGCcgagctctcctgctccttcgAGGTGGAGGGCTGTGGGCTGGCAGCCAGTGGAGAGGGCACCTGGCAGCGACAGAGCAACGGCACCGGCACCACCGCCGGCCCTGTGGCCGACCACACCACGGGCACCGCCGCAG gcCATTACATGGTGGTGAACACGGGCAGGgtctccctgcctgcagggcacaCGGCTGCCCTCACCTCCCAGCCCTACCAGCCCTCAGTGTCTGCCCAGTGCCTGGCCTTCTGGTaccagctgagccctgggacCCCAG gctccctCAGGGTGTTcgtggagcagagcagggtgaggaggaaggTTCTGAGCGTGAGCACCATGGAAGGGAGCAGCTGGCACCGCAGCCATGTCACCGTCCAGCCTGATGGCGACTggcag GTGGTGTTTgaggcagtgggagctgggggtgacCACGGATACATCGCACTGGATGACCTGCATGTGTCGGAGGGAGCCTGTCCCAagccag CATCCTGTGACTTCGAGCAGGACACttgtggctggagcagcccctcgGACCCCCGCTTGCACAGCTTAGCCTGGGGCTGGAAGAGTGGTGTCACCCTGGCCAAGTAccctggccctgagcaggaTCACACCCTGGGTACAAGGAATG gtcATTACATGCACTTTGACACCAGcgtgctgggtgccaggggcaccagtgccctgctggaGAGCCcacccctgcctgcagccaccgACTCCTGCCTGCGCTTCTGGTACCACATGGACATCCCGGAGCACCTCTGTGAgcactgcaggggcagggaggaggggccCAGGGTCCCTGGGACTCCCTGGCTCCATGGGAGTGGGGGCCTCAGTCCTCCCCACCTGTGCACCGCGGCCACTGCTTCAGTTCCAGCTGGGCAGTGGCGATGGCCCATTCCCTCTGGGTGCTGCCGTCCCAGTAGAGGATGGCAtggctgggggggctcggggcagCCGGTGATGGCAGGGCTCCTGTGCCCCGTCCTTGCAGCCAGCGGGGAGCTGCGGGTGGCGCTGCGCGGCGCGGGGGGCCAGCGCACGGTGTGGAGCGTGCCGGGGCACCGCGGCCGGGGCTGGcggggagccgcggtgccgGTGCAGAGCCCCGGTGAGTTCCAG ATCAGCTTTGAGATCACCACACGGAGGTGGCCGATggaggggacagtggcactggATGACATCATGTACAGCGCCAGGGTGGGCTGCCATTCCAGCCCGGAGAGTCCAGTGGAAG AGAAGCCCTCTGGCAGTTTCGTGGcggaggtggcactcagtgtgCTCCTGGCCCTCGTCATAGTGgcgctgggggctgctgggggctggtgCTGGCTGAAACAGCAAAGGCTGGCGAGCAGGACACCGACAGAGAACAACAGTTCCCAGGGCTTCGACAACATCACCTTCCGAGAT GACAAGGTCATTATATCTCCACGGGAGGGGGATGAGTCTTGA